Sequence from the Gemmatimonadaceae bacterium genome:
ATCGCGAGGCGCTGCTGGCGCTCGGGTTTGAGGTCGAGGCATTCGGCGGCCACTCGCTGCTGGTGCACGCCGTCCCCATGCCGCATCCCCGTTTTGACGCCGAACGGTGCCTGCGCGACTCGCTCGCGGCGCTCACCGGCGATCGGCGGGCGAGTCAGGCCGGCCGTCATGAACGCCTGGCCGCGACGGTGGCATGCAAGGCCGCGATCAAGGCGGGCGACGCACTGTCGCCCGGCGAGATGCGCGCGCTCTACATCGCGCTCGCGAATACGCGGCTTGCGGCGCACGACGTGCACGGGCGCTCTACAATCGTGCGGCTGTCGTGGGACGAGCTCGATCGCCGCTTCGGACGCACGTGACGCGCGCGCCGTTGCGGTGCATCGTCGGGCCGACGGCCGCCGGCAAGTCCGCGCTCGCCCTGCAGCTCGCCGCCGCTCGTGGGCTCGCCATCATCAGTGCCGATTCCCGTCAGGTCTATCGCGGCTTTGATGTTGGCACCGCGAAGCCAACCGTCGCTGAACAGCAGGCGGTGCCGCACTATCTGCTCGACCTGGTGGACCCCACGGAGCGCTATTCGGCGGCACGCTGGGTCGAGGACGCCGAACAGGCGATGCACGACGCCGCCGCACGTGGCACGCCGCCCGTTATCGTCGGTGGCACGGGGCTCTACATCCGGGCGCTCGTGGAACCGCTCGACCCGGTTCCCGAGCTCCCCGCGGAACCGCGGGGGCGGTTGAGCGCGTGGCTCGACACGCTTCCGGGGGCAGAACTGGCGCGCTGGTGTGAACGGCTCGATCCCGCACGCGCGCATCTCGGACGGACGCAGCGGCTGCGCGCCGTGGAGACGGCGCTGCTGACCGGCCGCCGGTTGAGCGACACGCTCGGCACGCGCACGACACCCTCGCGTCCCGTACGCTATCTTGTAGTGGATCCGGGCCCCATCCTCGCCGAGCGTATCGAACGGCGCGTGCACGCCATGCTCGCCGCCGGCTTTCGCGAAGAAGTGGACCGGCTGCGGGCGTCCCTTCCGGCCGACGCGCCCGCATGGAAGGCCAGCGGGTATCTCGTGCTCCGGAACAGTCGCGAAGGCGTCTGCACCGAGGCGGAGGCAATAGCGCGCGTGATCATCGAAACCCGGCAGTACGCCAAACGGCAGCGCACCTGGTTCCGGCATCAGTTGCCGGCGTCGCAGGTGACGCGCCTCGACCCGACCGCGCCGGATGCGCTGGCGCGCGCGCTGGCCTGGTACGACGCCCCGGAGATCGCATGACGGATACGCCCATGCGCATTGGGATCACCTGCTATCCCACCTACGGTGGGTCGGGCGCGGTGGCCACGGAACTCGGCATTGCGCTCGCGGCGCGCGGGCACGAGGTCCACTTCATCACGTATGCGCAGCCGTTCCGGCTGCCCAGCTTCCTGCCGCGCGTCTACTTCCACGAAGTGGACGTCGGGCGCTACCCACTCTTCGAGTATCCGCCCTACGACCTCGCGCTCGCCGTGCGCATGCATGAGGTGGTGCGCGATCACCAGCTCGATATCCTGCATTGTCATTATGCCATCCCGCACGCCACCAGCGCGTGGATCGCGCGCTCGATGCTGCGCGAGGAGGGCAGTGATGTGCGGGTCGTGACGACGCTGCACGGCACTGATATCACCATCGTCGGGCAGGAGCGCTCGTTCTACTCGATCACCAAGTTCTCGATCGAGAAGTCGCACGCGGTGAGCGCGGTCTCCGATTATCTGCGCGAAGAGACGTATCGCGCCTTCGGCTGTGTCGGCTGCAACGTCGAGGTCATTCCCAATTTCATCGATCCGGCGCTCTATAATCGCGCCAATCACGTCTTTCCCGTGCCGGTCGAGGTGACGCAAGGGCGCAAGGTGCTCATGCATATCTCGAACTTCCGCAAGGTGAAGCGCGTGCGCGATATCGTCGGCACGTTCGCCCGCGTGAACCAACACGTCCCCTCGGTGCTGATCATGGTCGGCGACGGCCCCGAGCGCGTGGAAGCCGAGGCCGAAGCCCGCGAGTTGGGGGTGCAGGAGCATGTGCACTTCCTCGGCAAGATCGATGCGGTGGCTCCGCTGCTCGCGGGGGCTGATCTCTTCCTGCTCACCACGGACAAGGAATCGTTCGGGTTGAGTGCCCTCGAGGCACTGGCGAGCGGTGTGCCGGTGATTGGTGCGCGAGCGGGCGGGCTCCCCGAAGTCGTGACCGATGGCGTGACCGGATACCTTTGCCCGGTCGGCGATGTGGAGGGGATGGCCAACGCCAGCGTGCGGCTGCTGCAGGATCCCGACCGGTGGCAGCGCATGAGCGCCGCCGCCGCGGCCGACGCGCGGGCGCGCTTCTCCGAATCGGCCATCGTGGCGCAGTACGAAGCGCTCTATCGCCGCACCCTCACGGCGCCGTCGCGCCCGACGCCCTCGCGTGCGTCCCTCGCGCTCGATCCCGCGATCGACCCGGCGTCGCCGTCGGCACCGCTTTCCTCGTTCCCCTCGCTGTGACCATCGTTCAGGCTCTCGTCCTCGGCATCGTCCAGGGCATCGCAGAACTGCTGCCCATCTCCAGCTCGGCCCATCTGGCGCTCACCCCGTACTTTCTCGGGTGGAAAGAGCAGGGGCTCGCCTTCGATGTCGCCTTGCATCTCGGGACACTACTGGCGCTCTGCTGGTACTTCCGCACCGAGTGGATCGAGATGACGGCGAGCGCCTTTCGCATTCTGCGCACGCGCCGCATCGCCGACGTGCACGAGCGCCGGCTGCTGTATCTGGTGGTGGCGACCATCCCCGGTGGGATCGGCGGGCTGCTGCTCAATGATCTGGCCGAAACAACCTTCCGCTCACCCAAGATCATCGGCGTCACGCTCGCCGTGATGGGCGTGGCCCTCTGGGCCTTCGATCGCTGGTGCGCGCGGGTGCGGCACATCGAGGAGATCACACTCAAGGATGCGGTGGTGATCGGGTGCGCCCAGGTGTTCGCACTGGTGCCGGGCGTCTCGCGCTCCGGCTCCACGATCACCGCGGGCCGCTTCATGCAGCTCGACCGCCCCACGGCCGCGCGGTTCAGCTTTCTCATGAGCATGCCCATCACGGCCGCCGCTGTCATCACCAAACTCCCCGAAGCGGTGCGCGAGCAGGGCAGTTCGCTCGCCCCGTTGATCGTCGGCGTGGTCGCCGCCATGGTGAGCGCGGTCCTGACCATCACCGTGCTGCTGCGCTACGTGAGCAAGCACAGCTTCGGCGCCTTCGCCCTCTATCGCGTGGCCTTGGCGATCGTCGTCTTCGCCACGATCGCCGCGCGCGCGTGAGCGTCGCGCGGTGACTGCGCCGTCGGCAGGCGCCCCGACGGCGTCCGTCATCGAGGCGCTGGGGGTGACGCAGCTCATCTACCGCGAGCGCGTCGGCTCCACGATGGACGAGGTGCATCGGCTCGCGGCCGAGGGCGCACCGGCCGGCACCGTGGTACTCGCCAGCATGCAGGAGGCCGGTCGCGGGCGGAGCGGGCGGCCGTGGCTCTCCGAGCCCGACGCCGGCCTGTGGTTCACCGTACTGGAGCGCCCCGACGATGCCCGGGCCCTTGAGGTGCTCGCGTTGCGGGTGGGGCTGTCTCTCGCCGAGGCCCTCACCCCGCTCGTGCACGATGCAATCGGGCTCAAGTGGCCAAACGATCTGCTCCTCGGACGGCGCAAGTTGGCCGGTATTCTGATTGAGGTCCGGTGGCGCGACGCCCGCCCCGAATGGGTGGCGATCGGCGTCGGTATCAATCGGCGGGTGCCCGAGGACTATCCCATGGCCGCGGCGGTGCGAAGCGATGTGTCGCGCGATGTGCTGCTCCAGGCGGCGGTCCCCGCGGTGCGCGCCGCCGCGCGGGGCCTCGGCGCGCTGACCGCGACCGAATGCGCCGCGTGGGCCGCCAGAGACGCGGCGGCCGGTCGGCCTGTCCGTGAGCCCGTCGCCGGCGTCGTGGAGGGCATTACGCCGCAGGGGGCGGTGGTTATCCGCACCGACGATGGGCGCTCGCGCGCGATCCAGTCCGGCTCGCTCGTGTTCGCCGACTGACCCGTCGGCATGGCACCGTGCCTGCAAAAGTGGGCACCCGAAGGCCCGCAGCGCGCCAAACTGGCATACCCGGACCGGTTCGGACGTGCAATCCGGCAGCGGGTCTGCCAAGCTGGCAATCACGTAAAACCTTTGAATACATGAGGTTACGTGAATTCTGCCGCTCTTGACGGACCTCCCGGGTGCCCCTAGCTTCAAGGCATTAGCACTCACTGCGTGTGAGTGCTAATTGCCAATCCCGTTCAATCCCTGACACCAGCAGGAGATCAGTACCTATGGCCACCCAGAGTGCCGCGAAGGTCGCGCCGCTGGCCGACCGCGTCGTCGTGAAGCCGCTCGAAGAAGCGGAGCAGATGCGCGGTGGGCTCTACATCCCGGACACCGCGAAGGAAAAGCCCCAGCAGGGCACCATCGTCGCCGTGGGCCCGGGGCGCTACGAAAAGGACACGCGCATCCCGATGGATGTGAAGGTCGGCGACAAGATCCTGTACGGGAAGTACAGCGGCACCGAAGTCACGATTGAGGGCGAGCAGCTGCTCATCCTGCGCGAGTCGGATGTGCTCGCGGTGATCAACTGAGTTAGACCCCTTAACGCACTGAGCAACCATGGCTGCCAAGGAACTGCATTTCAACACGGAAGCTCGCGCGGCGCTCAAGCGCGGCGTCGATCAGCTCGCCGAAGCGGTGAAGGTCACCCTCGGCCCCAAGGGCCGCAACGTCGTCATCGACAAGAAGTTCGGCGCCCCGACCGTGACCAAGGACGGCGTGACCGTCGCGAAGGAAATCGAGCTCGCTGATCCGATCGAGAACATGGGCGCGCAGATGGTGAAGGAAGTCGCGACCAAGACGTCGGATCTCGCCGGTGACGGCACGACGACCGCCACGGTCCTCGCCCAGGCCATCTTCCGCGAAGGCCTCAAGAACGTCACCGCCGGCTCGAACCCGATGGCGCTCAAGCGCGGCATCGACAAGGCCGTCGCCTCGATCGTCGAGGAGCTCAAGAAGATCTCCGTCCCGACGACCGGCAAGAAGGAAATCGCGCAGGTCGGCACGATCTCGGCCAACAACGACCCCGAAATCGGCAACCTGATCGCGGAAGCGATGGAGAAGGTGGGCAAGGACGGCGTCATCACCGTCGAAGAGGCCAAGGGCCTCGAGACGACGCTGGAGACGGTCGACGGTATGCAGTTCGACCGTGGCTACCTCTCGCCGTACTTCGTCACCGATCCGGAGAAGATGGAAGCCGTTCTCGAGAACGCGCTCATCCTCATCCACGACAAGAAGATCTCGGCCATGAAGGACCTGCTCCCGGTCCTCGAGAAGGTGGCGCAGCTCGGCAAGCCCCTCCTCATCATCGCTGAAGACGTCGAAGGCGAGGCGCTCGCCACGCTCGTCGTGAACAAGCTCCGCGGCACGCTCCGCATCGTCGCCGTCAAGGCGCCGGGCTTCGGCGATCGCCGCAAGGCGATGCTGCAGGACATCGCGACGCTCACGAAGGGCCAGGTCATCTCCGACGAAGTCGGCTTCAAGCTCGAGAACGCGGTCCTCACGGACCTCGGCTCGGCCAAGCGTATCGTGATCGACAAGGACAACACGACGATCATCGACGGCGCCGGCGACCAGAAGGACATCGAAGGCCGCGTGAAGGAAATCCGCGCCGCCATCGACAAGAGCACGTCGGACTACGATCGTGAGAAGCTCCAGGAGCGTCTCGCGAAGCTCGCCGGTGGCGTGGCCGTCATCAACGTCGGCGCCGCGACCGAAGCCGAAATGAAGGAGAAGAAGGCCCGTGTCGAAGACGCGCTGCACGCCACGCGTGCCGCCGTTGAAGAGGGCATCGTCCCGGGCGGCGGTGTCGCCCTGGTCCGCGCCCAGCACGTGCTCAAGGACGTCAAGACGTCGGAGCGCGACGAGCAGATCGGTGTCGACATCATCCGTCGCGCCATCGAAGAGCCGCTCCGCATGATCGTCCAGAACGCCGGCGGCGAAGGCTCGATCGTGATCGAGAAGATCCGCACGGCCAAGGAGACGTCGTTCGGTTACAACGCCCTCACCGACACGTACGAAGACCTCGTGCAGGCCGGTGTCATCGACCCGACCAAGGTCACCCGTACCGCGCTCCAGAACTCGGCCTCGATCGCCGGTCTGCTCCTCACGACCGAAGCGCTCATCGTCGAGAAGAAGGAAGACAAGCCGGCGGCGCCGGCTGGCGGCCCGGGCATGGGCGGCATGTACTAAGCCACTCGGCTTGGCACACACGGCGGGCGCTCCTCACGGGGCGCCCGCTTTGTTTTGCGCGTCGGCTAGAGGCCGAGCGCGTACTGCGCCGGTGGCGCGAGCGACCCCGTGGCCGTGACCGGGGCGTGCGGTTCGCGCTGGGGCGCCGCCCAGAGCGCGTCGGCGTGCCAGCCGGCCTGCGCGAGCGCCTCGCGCGCACTCGCGAGTGCGACTGCCGGCGTGTTGTTCGTCTCGCTGAGATGCGCCAGCACCACGCCCCGCAGGCCGCGATGGACCACCTCGCGCAGCACTCGGGCGGAATGCGCATTCGACAGGTGCCCCTGCCCACCCCGAATGCGTTGCTTGAGCATCCACGGGTACGGCCCGTTGGTGAGCATGGTGGGGCAGTGATTCGATTCCAGCACCAGCAGGTCGCAGTGCGACAGAAACGCAGGAAGCGCCTCCGGCACATCGCCGCAGTCGAGCACCACCCCCACGCGCGCGCCACTCGCGTCGTCGGTGAGCACATACGCGCGGCAGTCGGCCGCATCATGCGGGACTGCGCAATGCGTGACCGAAAACCCGGCCAGGCAATGCACCGCGTCGGTGATCGGCACCTGATGCAATGGGCGCCGCCCGGTCGTCGGTTCAATCGCCGCCAGCGTGGCCGCACTCGCATGCACCGGCCACCCCCAGCGCGCGCTCGCCACCGCTACGCCACACGCGTGATCCACATGCTCGTGGGTGAGGAGCACACCGGCAATCTCCTCGGGTACGCGCGCCGCGGCCGTCAGGCGCTGGTGCAGCGTGCGCGCCGCAAAGCCGCAGTCCACCAGCACCGTGCCCTGCGAACCATCCACGACGATCGCATTGCCGCGACTGCCGCTGCCGAGGACCGTGACCCGCACCATGCGCGGCGCCGGCTCAGGCGAATCTGATCAGCGCGGCCACCGCGTGTCGGCGCACGCGACCGCGTGCACCGTTTCCCACCACTGCTTCGATTCGTCGCTCAGCGCCACCCCGCGCCGCGCCATCATGCGCGCCGCCGTATCGACAAACTTGCGCGCGTCGAACGTGTCATACGGCGTGCCGCCGCCCCACGAGAAGGGCGCGACGGCCTTGGGCGGCATGCGATCGTACACGTTCGCACCGGCCCCCAGCACACACCCCGTGGTGAGACGTGAGCCGATGCCCGTCTTCACATGATCGCCGAAGAGTGTCCCCAGGAACTGCTGCCGCGTATCGCGCACGCCGTCGGGGGTCCAGAGCGACACACTGCCGTACGTGTTCTTGAGATTGCTCGTGATGGTGCCCGCGCCAAGGTTGACCCAGCGCCCGAGCACCGAGTGCCCGACAAACCCATCGTGCCCCTTGTTCGCATGGCCGATGAGAATCGTGGCACTGAGCTCACCGTGCACGCGGCACGTGTCACCGATGCTCGAACCCGCAATGCGATCGGTCGTGATCGTGGAATCCACGCCCACGTACACGGGGCCGATCACGCGGGTGAACGCCTGCACCTGCGCGCGCCGCCGGAGCAGCACCGGCCCACTGGTGGTGTCGAAGAAGCTCATGGGCTCGATGATCGCGCCCTCCTCGGCCCACACGCCGTGCTCGCCGGTGATCACGATCCCCGATGTCGCCTCCACGCGCGTCGCGCCGATCGCGCGCGCGAGCACCGGAATGTCGCGCAGCAGCAAGGGCGTCAGATGGGCGACGAGATCCCACACGGCGTCGAGCCACACGCCCTCGACGCTCATCATCATCCCGGACGCGGGCACGACTTCTTCCAGCGCAAAGGCCTCACTCGCCAGCTGACTCGCCGGCACCGGCTCAGCCAGTCGCGCCGCCGCGACCCGACCGCCGATCAGAATCGCCGAGGCGGTAGACGGTCGCGCATCGAGCATGGGCAGCGCGCGCGCATTCACCAGCCACGTTCCCGCGGCGAGTTCGCCATCACTCGGCGGTGGACTGTCGAACTCGCTGAAGCCGCGCAGATGCGGCGCACTCAGGAAGCCCGTTGCCGGCATCCCGAGCACATGCGCCCACCGCTCGCGAACGAGCAGGGCGCCGGCCCGCAGTTCACCGCCCGGTCGCGTGGTGGCGAACGGCTCGAATCGCCGCGCGACGGCGTCGTCGTACAGAATCACGGGATGCATCGACCAGGGACCGGAAGGATTTGAGGCAGAAACTCCGCCTCCAATATCACCGCTCGCGGACCTCGGCGGGGAGCGCGTCGAGCAGCGTCTTGAGATCGGCGGCCTTCTCGCGGGTCGTCACCAGCGTCAGCCCGTCCCGCGCCACGACCACCAGGTCATCCACGCCGTAGAGGACCACCTGCGTGCCGTCGGCATGCACCACGTTGCCGTGCGCCTGGAGGGCGAACGACGGCCCCAGCATCGCGTTGCCCGTCGCATCGTGCTGGCGCACCCGGTGCAGGGCGGCCCAGGTCCCCACGTCGTCCCAGCCAAAGGAGCCGGCGAGCACCAGCACCCGCTGGCTGCGCTCCAGCACGCCCACGTCGATGGCGATCGACTGCACGCTGGCAAAGAACGCCGCGAGGTCGTCGCCGGCCGCGGCCAGTGCCGGCTGCACTTCCGGGGTGAGCGCCGCGATCTCGTCGAGCAGGTCGCCCACCCGCCAGGCAAAGATCCCCGAGTTCCAGAGGAACCCGTCGGCCACCATCTGGGTGGCCTTCTCCACGCTGGGCTTCTCCACGAAGCGGGCCACCCGGCGAATGCCGTCGCCCACCACGTCGCCGGGGTGGATGTACCCAAATCCGGGATCCGGACGGCTGGGGACGATCCCCACCGTCACCAGCGCCTGACGCGCAAAGGCCACGTCCGCGGCGTGATCCAGGGTCGCGCGGAAGGCCGGGACGTCGCCAATGGACCAGTCCGCGTGGGTGCACACCATCACCGCGTCCCGGCCATCGCGTGCCGCAATGGTCCGCGCGGCCCACGCCAGCGCGGCACAGGTGCCCGCCGGACGGGGCTCGGCCACGACGTTCTCGGCCGGCAGCGTCGGCTCCATGGCCACGATGCGGTCGCGCAGCGAGGCATTCGTCAGGATCAGCGTGCGCTCGGGCGGCGCCGACGGGCGCAGGCGATCCAGGGTGTCGCGCAGCATCGGCTGCTCACTCACGAGCGGCAGCAGCTGCTTGGGCTGTTCGGGGGTCGACAGGGGCCAGAAGCGCGAGCCGACACCGCCGGCCAGCACCACATTCCAACGGATCATGGCGGTCAGGAGAGGGGCGAGCTGCCGGGCGCGTCCAACGCGGCCGCGGCGGCAATGTGGTCATGGACCCGGGCCAGGAGCCGGCGCGGGCTGAACGGTTTGGTCATGACTTCAGACGCACCAAGCGCCTCCACGTCCCGCAATTGGGCCTCCTGCCCGGCCGCCGTCAGCACAATGCAGGGCAGCTGCGCCCAGCGGGCGTCCCCCCGGAGGCGGCGCAAGATGTCGGCCCCCGACATGCCCGGCAGCATCAGGTCCAGCACGACCAGGGCGATGGCGGGCTCCTCCTCGAGATGCCGGAAGGCTTCGGGGCCGTCCTCGGCCAGGCGCACGCGGAAGCCGTCCTGCTCGAGGCGGGTGCGAATGATCATCCCGATGTGCGGCTCGTCGTCCACGACCAGGATCGGGATCCCCGCCGGCGACGCCCCGAGTCCCGGTCCGCGCGCGGCGCCCGGTGGCCCTACCGGATCACTCACACCAGCGCCGCGATCTGGGCGCGATGACGGCGCAGCTCGTACAGCAGGGCGGCCAGATTGGCCTGCGGCTGGAGCAGGACGAGCAGATAGGCATCGGCGGACAGGGCGCTGACCACGATCGGGCCGCGCTCATGTTCCAGCACCAGCAGCCCGAAATTGCCGCGGTCCGACGCGCGCCCCAGGTCACCGGCCGCAAGCACGAGCGGTGGGACGAGCGCCGCCAGCCCTTCGGCATCGAACGCCGCGCTGGCCGCGCCGTCGATCAGCAGGCCGTCGCGTCCAAGCACGATGGCCGCATCTACGCCCTCCCGCCTGCGGAGGACACTCACAAGATCGCGAATGGTGGGCATGGCGGAACGCTGCCCCCGCTCCGGGGTGAAGTCAAGCGAGGATCGAGGGCCGAACCGCTTGCCCGGACACGAGTTGAGCGGTAACCTCCGGTGTTGGATCACGTCGCATCATTTCCGGTTTGCCCATGGGGATTCCCCTGCCAGTCCGCCTGTTCGGCGCGCCCCGCCTTGCGCGGCGCGCCCTGTCGTTTTCGGCCGTCGCGGTCCTGCTGGGATCCGCGGTCGCCTGCGACAACAACAATCCGTTCCGCACCGCGGCGCGCTCCGAGAACATCGAGCGCCAGACGCCCATCTTCGCGCTGTCCGGCACGCCGACGGGCTATCCGACGGCGTACCAGTTCACCAGCGAATCCCTCGTCCGTCCGCAGGTCCTGGCGAGCGGGTCGGTGAACTTCGACATCGCCTTCGACCTCACGAGCGACAACAAGGTCATTCTGTACCCCGTCCGGAAGCTGGTGCCGCAGCCGCCGGGTGGGTCGCCCACCGTGGGGCTGCTCAAGATCTCGTCGGCCTTCGACGCGATTTCCCGCGCGCCCGACAAGGGGTACACCAACGACTCCACGCTCATCGTGAGCCCCAGGGAAGTCGTGCTCGTGAAGATCGCCGGCTCCGGGTGCATCTACGGCGACCCGTACTACGCCAAGATGCAGATCGACACGATCCTGCCGACCGAGCGCCGCATGATTCTGCGCACGCTGGTCAACCTCAA
This genomic interval carries:
- the miaA gene encoding tRNA (adenosine(37)-N6)-dimethylallyltransferase MiaA, which translates into the protein MTRAPLRCIVGPTAAGKSALALQLAAARGLAIISADSRQVYRGFDVGTAKPTVAEQQAVPHYLLDLVDPTERYSAARWVEDAEQAMHDAAARGTPPVIVGGTGLYIRALVEPLDPVPELPAEPRGRLSAWLDTLPGAELARWCERLDPARAHLGRTQRLRAVETALLTGRRLSDTLGTRTTPSRPVRYLVVDPGPILAERIERRVHAMLAAGFREEVDRLRASLPADAPAWKASGYLVLRNSREGVCTEAEAIARVIIETRQYAKRQRTWFRHQLPASQVTRLDPTAPDALARALAWYDAPEIA
- the bshA gene encoding N-acetyl-alpha-D-glucosaminyl L-malate synthase BshA; its protein translation is MRIGITCYPTYGGSGAVATELGIALAARGHEVHFITYAQPFRLPSFLPRVYFHEVDVGRYPLFEYPPYDLALAVRMHEVVRDHQLDILHCHYAIPHATSAWIARSMLREEGSDVRVVTTLHGTDITIVGQERSFYSITKFSIEKSHAVSAVSDYLREETYRAFGCVGCNVEVIPNFIDPALYNRANHVFPVPVEVTQGRKVLMHISNFRKVKRVRDIVGTFARVNQHVPSVLIMVGDGPERVEAEAEARELGVQEHVHFLGKIDAVAPLLAGADLFLLTTDKESFGLSALEALASGVPVIGARAGGLPEVVTDGVTGYLCPVGDVEGMANASVRLLQDPDRWQRMSAAAAADARARFSESAIVAQYEALYRRTLTAPSRPTPSRASLALDPAIDPASPSAPLSSFPSL
- the uppP gene encoding undecaprenyl-diphosphatase UppP, which encodes MTIVQALVLGIVQGIAELLPISSSAHLALTPYFLGWKEQGLAFDVALHLGTLLALCWYFRTEWIEMTASAFRILRTRRIADVHERRLLYLVVATIPGGIGGLLLNDLAETTFRSPKIIGVTLAVMGVALWAFDRWCARVRHIEEITLKDAVVIGCAQVFALVPGVSRSGSTITAGRFMQLDRPTAARFSFLMSMPITAAAVITKLPEAVREQGSSLAPLIVGVVAAMVSAVLTITVLLRYVSKHSFGAFALYRVALAIVVFATIAARA
- a CDS encoding biotin--[acetyl-CoA-carboxylase] ligase, whose product is MTAPSAGAPTASVIEALGVTQLIYRERVGSTMDEVHRLAAEGAPAGTVVLASMQEAGRGRSGRPWLSEPDAGLWFTVLERPDDARALEVLALRVGLSLAEALTPLVHDAIGLKWPNDLLLGRRKLAGILIEVRWRDARPEWVAIGVGINRRVPEDYPMAAAVRSDVSRDVLLQAAVPAVRAAARGLGALTATECAAWAARDAAAGRPVREPVAGVVEGITPQGAVVIRTDDGRSRAIQSGSLVFAD
- a CDS encoding co-chaperone GroES; translated protein: MATQSAAKVAPLADRVVVKPLEEAEQMRGGLYIPDTAKEKPQQGTIVAVGPGRYEKDTRIPMDVKVGDKILYGKYSGTEVTIEGEQLLILRESDVLAVIN
- the groL gene encoding chaperonin GroEL (60 kDa chaperone family; promotes refolding of misfolded polypeptides especially under stressful conditions; forms two stacked rings of heptamers to form a barrel-shaped 14mer; ends can be capped by GroES; misfolded proteins enter the barrel where they are refolded when GroES binds), whose translation is MAAKELHFNTEARAALKRGVDQLAEAVKVTLGPKGRNVVIDKKFGAPTVTKDGVTVAKEIELADPIENMGAQMVKEVATKTSDLAGDGTTTATVLAQAIFREGLKNVTAGSNPMALKRGIDKAVASIVEELKKISVPTTGKKEIAQVGTISANNDPEIGNLIAEAMEKVGKDGVITVEEAKGLETTLETVDGMQFDRGYLSPYFVTDPEKMEAVLENALILIHDKKISAMKDLLPVLEKVAQLGKPLLIIAEDVEGEALATLVVNKLRGTLRIVAVKAPGFGDRRKAMLQDIATLTKGQVISDEVGFKLENAVLTDLGSAKRIVIDKDNTTIIDGAGDQKDIEGRVKEIRAAIDKSTSDYDREKLQERLAKLAGGVAVINVGAATEAEMKEKKARVEDALHATRAAVEEGIVPGGGVALVRAQHVLKDVKTSERDEQIGVDIIRRAIEEPLRMIVQNAGGEGSIVIEKIRTAKETSFGYNALTDTYEDLVQAGVIDPTKVTRTALQNSASIAGLLLTTEALIVEKKEDKPAAPAGGPGMGGMY
- a CDS encoding MBL fold metallo-hydrolase translates to MVRVTVLGSGSRGNAIVVDGSQGTVLVDCGFAARTLHQRLTAAARVPEEIAGVLLTHEHVDHACGVAVASARWGWPVHASAATLAAIEPTTGRRPLHQVPITDAVHCLAGFSVTHCAVPHDAADCRAYVLTDDASGARVGVVLDCGDVPEALPAFLSHCDLLVLESNHCPTMLTNGPYPWMLKQRIRGGQGHLSNAHSARVLREVVHRGLRGVVLAHLSETNNTPAVALASAREALAQAGWHADALWAAPQREPHAPVTATGSLAPPAQYALGL
- a CDS encoding mannose-1-phosphate guanylyltransferase, which translates into the protein MIRWNVVLAGGVGSRFWPLSTPEQPKQLLPLVSEQPMLRDTLDRLRPSAPPERTLILTNASLRDRIVAMEPTLPAENVVAEPRPAGTCAALAWAARTIAARDGRDAVMVCTHADWSIGDVPAFRATLDHAADVAFARQALVTVGIVPSRPDPGFGYIHPGDVVGDGIRRVARFVEKPSVEKATQMVADGFLWNSGIFAWRVGDLLDEIAALTPEVQPALAAAGDDLAAFFASVQSIAIDVGVLERSQRVLVLAGSFGWDDVGTWAALHRVRQHDATGNAMLGPSFALQAHGNVVHADGTQVVLYGVDDLVVVARDGLTLVTTREKAADLKTLLDALPAEVRER
- a CDS encoding response regulator: MIIRTRLEQDGFRVRLAEDGPEAFRHLEEEPAIALVVLDLMLPGMSGADILRRLRGDARWAQLPCIVLTAAGQEAQLRDVEALGASEVMTKPFSPRRLLARVHDHIAAAAALDAPGSSPLS
- a CDS encoding roadblock/LC7 domain-containing protein; the encoded protein is MPTIRDLVSVLRRREGVDAAIVLGRDGLLIDGAASAAFDAEGLAALVPPLVLAAGDLGRASDRGNFGLLVLEHERGPIVVSALSADAYLLVLLQPQANLAALLYELRRHRAQIAALV